A region from the Vulpes lagopus strain Blue_001 chromosome 5, ASM1834538v1, whole genome shotgun sequence genome encodes:
- the ADRA2B gene encoding alpha-2B adrenergic receptor, producing MDHQEPYSVQATAAIAAVITFLILFTIFGNALVILAVLTSRSLRAPQNLFLVSLAAADILVATLIIPFSLANELLGYWYFRRTWCEVYLALDVLFCTSSIVHLCAISLDRYWAVSRALEYNSKRTPRRIKCIILTVWLIAAVISLPPLIYKGDQGPQPRGRPQCKLNQEAWYILASSIGSFFAPCLIMILVYLRIYLIAKRSHRRGPRAAGGRGEGESKQPHSVPTAASTKLPTLASLAASGEANGHSKPTGEKEEGDTSEDPGTPALPPSWSAIPNPGQSQKEGVCGASPEEEAEMEEEEEECEPQALPASPPSACSPPLQQPQGSRVLATLRGQVLLGRGVGTTSGQWWRRRAQLTREKRFTFVLAVVIGVFVLCWFPFFFSYSLGAICPQHCKVPHGLFQFFFWIGYCNSSLNPVIYTIFNQDFRRAFRRILCRQWTQTAW from the coding sequence atgGACCACCAGGAGCCCTACTCGGTGCAGGCCACCGCGGCCATCGCGGCGGTCATCACGTTCCTCATCCTCTTCACCATCTTCGGCAACGCGCTGGTCATCCTGGCCGTGTTGACGAGCCGCTCGCTGCGCGCCCCGCAGAACCTGTTCCTGGTGTCGCTGGCCGCAGCCGACATCCTGGTGGCCACGCTCATCATCCCCTTCTCGCTGGCCAACGAGCTGCTGGGCTACTGGTACTTCAGGCGCACGTGGTGCGAGGTGTACTTGGCGCTCGACGTGCTCTTCTGCACCTCGTCCATCGTGCACCTGTGCGCCATCAGCCTGGACCGCTACTGGGCCGTGAGTCGCGCGCTCGAGTACAACTCCAAGCGCACCCCGCGCCGCATCAAGTGCATCATCCTCACCGTGTGGCTCATCGCAGCGGTCATCTCCCTGCCGCCGCTTATCTACAAGGGCGACCAGGGGCCCCAGCCCCGCGGGCGCCCACAGTGCAAACTCAACCAAGAAGCCTGGTACATCCTGGCCTCTAGCATCGGCTCCTTCTTTGCACCCTGCCTCATCATGATCCTTGTCTACCTGCGCATCTACCTGATCGCCAAACGCAGTCACCGCAGAGGTCCCAGGgccgcggggggccgcggggagggtgAGTCCAAGCAGCCCCACTCAGTCCCCACGGCAGCTTCAACCAAACTGCCAACCCTGGCCTCTCTGGCTGCTTCTGGAGAGGCCAATGGACACTCGAAGCCtactggggagaaggaagagggcgATACCTCTGAAGATCCTGGGACCCCTGCCTTGCCACCCAGCTGGTCAGCCATTCCCAACCCAGGCCAGAGTCAGAAGGAAGGCGTGTGTGGGGCATCACCAGAGGAGGAAGCcgagatggaggaagaggaggaagagtgtGAGCCTCAGGCCTTACCGGCGTCTCCTCCGTCAGCTTGTAGCCCACCCCTGCAGCAGCCACAGGGTTCTCGGGTGCTGGCAACTCTACGTGGCCAGGTGCTCCTGGGCAGGGGTGTGGGCACCACGAGCGGGCAGTGGTGGCGTCGGCGGGCACAGCTGACCAGGGAGAAGCGGTTCACCTTTGTGCTGGCCGTGGTCATTGGTGTTTTTGTGCTCTGCTGGTTCCCTTTCTTCTTCAGCTACAGCCTGGGTGCCATCTGCCCACAGCACTGCAAGGTGCCCCATGGTCTCTTCCAGTTCTTCTTCTGGATTGGCTACTGTAACAGCTCGCTGAACCCTGTCATCTATACCATCTTTAACCAGGACTTTCGCCGTGCCTTCCGAAGGATCCTCTGCCGCCAGTGGACCCAGACGGCATGGTGA